A DNA window from Thermosynechococcaceae cyanobacterium Okahandja contains the following coding sequences:
- a CDS encoding glycosyltransferase: protein MFSPTLWLLAATLLSLLIWLVLLLFWGQFWRTDQRLRGSAPTVWPRIGVVIPARNEAAVIATSVRSLLQQNYRGDFQIVLVDDQSEDGTAAVAQQTAAELGKLAQLTVIQGEPLPPGWSGKLWALSQGIAVASQLNPDYLLLTDADIAHDPENLGQLVAHAHTHHCALVSLMVKLRCQSVWEKLLIPAFVFFFAKLYPFRWVNDPQRSTAAAAGGCILIETPVLEKIGGIACIRDALIDDCSLAAAVKRAGYKIWLGLTSTTVSLRAYTTLDSIWQMVARTAYTQLSYSPLLLGGTVIGMTLVYLMAPMALGTGLVLQQPGLVALGSYVWLLMAIAYAPTVRFYGLGWPWALTLPAIATLYTLMTLDSARRHWQGRGGAWKGRVYP, encoded by the coding sequence ATGTTTAGCCCGACCCTGTGGCTACTGGCGGCAACCCTGCTTTCACTGCTCATCTGGCTAGTGCTGCTACTATTTTGGGGGCAATTTTGGCGCACCGATCAACGCTTAAGGGGCTCTGCGCCAACGGTTTGGCCACGGATTGGCGTAGTGATTCCCGCCCGGAACGAAGCGGCGGTCATTGCCACCAGTGTGCGATCGCTGCTGCAACAGAACTACCGCGGTGACTTCCAGATTGTCCTAGTCGATGATCAGAGCGAGGATGGCACCGCAGCCGTTGCCCAGCAAACCGCCGCCGAACTGGGGAAACTAGCACAGTTGACGGTTATTCAGGGGGAGCCCCTCCCCCCGGGCTGGTCCGGGAAACTCTGGGCGCTGTCCCAAGGAATTGCGGTCGCCAGTCAGCTTAACCCTGACTACCTGTTGCTGACCGATGCCGATATTGCCCACGATCCTGAGAATCTCGGCCAACTGGTGGCCCATGCCCACACCCACCACTGTGCCCTTGTCTCCTTAATGGTGAAGCTGCGCTGCCAAAGCGTTTGGGAGAAGCTACTGATTCCCGCCTTTGTCTTTTTCTTTGCCAAGCTGTATCCCTTTCGCTGGGTCAATGATCCACAGCGATCTACGGCAGCGGCGGCGGGGGGCTGCATTCTCATTGAAACGCCGGTGCTAGAGAAAATTGGTGGCATTGCCTGCATCCGCGATGCCCTAATTGACGATTGCTCGTTGGCTGCCGCCGTTAAGCGAGCCGGATATAAGATTTGGCTGGGGTTGACCTCCACCACCGTAAGCCTACGGGCCTACACCACCCTCGATAGTATTTGGCAGATGGTGGCGCGTACTGCCTACACCCAGTTATCCTATTCCCCCCTGCTGCTCGGGGGAACGGTAATTGGCATGACGTTAGTTTACTTGATGGCCCCTATGGCTCTTGGCACGGGTCTTGTGCTCCAGCAACCGGGCTTGGTGGCGTTGGGGAGCTATGTTTGGCTGCTGATGGCGATCGCCTATGCCCCCACCGTGCGCTTTTATGGGTTGGGCTGGCCATGGGCCTTAACACTACCCGCCATTGCGACCCTCTATACGCTAATGACCCTTGACTCCGCCCGTCGCCACTGGCAAGGTCGGGGCGGCGCTTGGAAAGGACGCGTGTACCCCTAG
- a CDS encoding cytochrome c, producing MRLVSTVEFGTHLWRWLLPLAVVLTLLSVWGMALLLPLTDPYVQSVRAAVGDVSRGEQIYVMNCAGCHGVEGKGQVGPTLVQISRRRSQVQLIHQIVSGETPPMPKFQAQPQDMADLLSYLKRL from the coding sequence ATGCGTTTAGTCAGCACAGTAGAATTTGGAACGCATCTGTGGCGATGGCTACTGCCGCTTGCGGTGGTACTAACGCTGCTGAGTGTTTGGGGAATGGCTCTGCTGCTGCCCTTAACAGACCCTTACGTGCAGTCGGTGCGGGCAGCGGTTGGGGATGTATCGCGGGGCGAGCAAATTTACGTCATGAATTGTGCCGGCTGCCATGGGGTAGAAGGCAAAGGGCAAGTGGGGCCAACTCTGGTGCAAATTAGTCGGCGGCGATCGCAAGTGCAACTGATTCATCAAATTGTTAGCGGTGAAACCCCCCCCATGCCGAAGTTCCAAGCACAACCCCAAGATATGGCTGACCTGCTGAGCTACCTAAAACGCCTTTAA
- a CDS encoding CD225/dispanin family protein, giving the protein MDSSEENIPNYLIPAILSTVCCCLPFGVVAIIFAVQVNSKLAAGDRAGALDASNKAKLFTWIAFGLGFLGSAIYVVLMVLAMMAEQSGI; this is encoded by the coding sequence ATGGATTCGTCCGAAGAAAATATCCCAAATTATTTGATACCTGCAATTCTTTCAACCGTTTGTTGTTGTTTACCCTTTGGTGTGGTTGCGATTATTTTTGCGGTTCAAGTGAACTCCAAGTTGGCGGCGGGCGATCGCGCCGGTGCGCTGGATGCCTCTAACAAGGCCAAGCTCTTTACTTGGATTGCCTTTGGCCTCGGGTTCCTTGGCTCGGCAATTTACGTGGTTCTGATGGTGTTGGCCATGATGGCCGAGCAAAGCGGCATCTAG